A single window of Methylomarinum sp. Ch1-1 DNA harbors:
- the glnA gene encoding glutamate--ammonia ligase — protein MSVDNVLKMIQESDVKFVDFRFCDTRGKEQHVTYPAHTIDEDTFEEGKMFDGSSVAGWKGINESDMILMPDPSTAVIDPFFDDNTLILRCDIIEPKDMQGYERDPRSIAKRAEAYMQSTGIADTALFGPENEFFVFDDVRWNTEMGKCSYQVDSEEAGWNSEKVYEDGNIGHRPSVKGGYFPVPPVDSLQDMRSAMCLVLEEMGQTTEVHHHEVATAGQCEIGSKFNTLVKKSDEVLELKYVIANIAHAYGKTATFMPKPLVGDNGSGMHVHQSLSKDGVNLFSGDLYGGLSETALYYIGGIIKHAKAINAFANASTNSYKRLVPGFEAPVMLAYSARNRSASIRVPFVNNPKARRIEVRFPDSTANPYLAFSAMLMAGLDGIQNKIHPGDAMDKDLYDLPPEEEKSIPQVCHSFDQALQALNEDREFLTQGGVFTDDAIDGYIDLKMEEVQRLRMSTHPVEFDMYYSL, from the coding sequence ATGTCAGTAGATAACGTTCTTAAAATGATCCAGGAAAGCGATGTCAAATTCGTTGACTTTCGCTTTTGCGATACCCGAGGCAAAGAACAGCACGTCACTTACCCTGCCCACACGATCGATGAAGACACTTTTGAAGAAGGCAAAATGTTTGATGGTTCATCGGTTGCCGGCTGGAAAGGGATTAATGAATCGGATATGATCTTGATGCCCGACCCCAGCACCGCTGTGATCGATCCCTTTTTTGATGACAACACCCTGATTCTGCGTTGCGACATCATCGAACCCAAAGACATGCAAGGCTACGAACGCGATCCACGCTCCATCGCCAAACGCGCGGAAGCCTACATGCAATCGACCGGCATCGCCGACACCGCGCTATTTGGTCCGGAAAACGAATTTTTCGTTTTCGATGATGTGCGCTGGAACACTGAAATGGGCAAATGCTCCTATCAGGTCGATTCCGAGGAAGCCGGCTGGAACTCGGAAAAAGTCTACGAAGACGGCAACATCGGTCACCGCCCTAGTGTCAAAGGCGGTTACTTTCCGGTTCCACCGGTTGATTCCTTACAGGATATGCGTTCCGCGATGTGCCTGGTGTTGGAAGAAATGGGCCAAACCACCGAAGTACACCATCACGAAGTCGCGACCGCCGGTCAATGTGAAATCGGCTCCAAGTTCAATACCTTGGTGAAAAAATCCGATGAAGTGTTGGAATTGAAATATGTCATCGCGAACATCGCCCATGCTTACGGCAAGACAGCGACCTTCATGCCCAAACCCTTAGTCGGCGACAACGGCAGCGGCATGCACGTTCACCAATCTTTATCCAAAGACGGCGTCAACCTGTTCTCAGGCGATCTCTACGGCGGCCTGTCGGAAACCGCATTGTATTACATCGGCGGCATCATCAAGCACGCCAAGGCGATCAACGCATTCGCCAACGCATCGACCAATAGTTACAAACGCCTGGTGCCAGGATTTGAGGCTCCGGTTATGCTGGCTTACTCTGCGCGCAACCGTTCAGCTTCCATCCGCGTGCCTTTCGTCAACAACCCGAAAGCGCGCCGTATCGAGGTTCGTTTCCCTGATTCCACGGCCAACCCTTATCTGGCGTTTTCGGCCATGTTGATGGCCGGACTGGACGGCATTCAGAACAAAATCCATCCAGGCGATGCGATGGATAAAGACCTGTATGACTTGCCGCCTGAAGAAGAAAAAAGCATTCCTCAGGTTTGCCACTCCTTCGATCAAGCCCTGCAAGCGTTGAATGAAGACCGCGAGTTCCTGACTCAAGGCGGCGTATTCACCGATGATGCGATTGACGGCTATATCGACCTGAAGATGGAAGAGGTGCAACGCCTGCGCATGAGCACGCATCCCGTAGAATTCGACATGTACTACAGCTTGTAA
- the ntrC gene encoding nitrogen regulation protein NR(I): MQMPNRVWIVDDDKSIRWVLEKALQKASIETQSFANASNLLNELKESLPDVLITDIRMPGMDGLELLKNIQNRYPELPVIVMTAHSDLESAVSAFHGGAFEYLPKPFDINEVVEIVQRACAHSRQSKGAEADADIIEETPEIIGESPAMQEVFRAIGRLARSHITVLINGESGTGKELVAKALHRHSPRAKQPFIALNMAAIPKDLMESELFGHEKGAFTGAQARRAGRFEQANNGTLFLDEIGDMPAELQTRLLRVLADNEFYPVGAHSSVKVDVRIIAATHQNLESLVAQGRFREDLFHRLNVIRIHIPPLRKRSEDIGLLMRHFLQQSARELNTEIKILRPETEAFLSSLEWPGNVRQLENTCRWLTVMASGREIHMEDLPPELSTPRQTRSSSGKAENWESAYENWVNQQLSSGQQDIAKLSIPVVESILISSALKFTHGKRHEAATLLGYGRNTLTRKIKELNIQE, encoded by the coding sequence ATGCAAATGCCTAACCGGGTCTGGATCGTCGATGACGATAAATCGATACGTTGGGTACTGGAAAAAGCCCTGCAAAAAGCCTCCATCGAAACCCAAAGCTTTGCCAATGCATCCAATCTTCTGAATGAACTCAAAGAAAGCCTGCCTGATGTGCTGATCACCGACATCCGCATGCCCGGCATGGATGGGCTTGAACTGCTGAAAAACATTCAAAACCGCTATCCCGAACTGCCGGTCATCGTCATGACCGCTCATTCCGACCTGGAAAGCGCCGTTTCCGCCTTCCATGGCGGAGCCTTTGAATACCTACCTAAACCGTTCGATATCAATGAAGTCGTCGAGATCGTCCAACGCGCCTGCGCCCATAGCCGGCAAAGCAAGGGCGCCGAGGCGGATGCCGATATCATCGAGGAAACACCGGAGATTATCGGTGAATCTCCGGCGATGCAGGAAGTGTTTCGCGCCATCGGCCGCCTGGCCCGCTCCCACATCACCGTCTTGATTAACGGCGAATCGGGCACCGGCAAGGAATTGGTCGCGAAAGCATTGCATCGCCATAGCCCGCGCGCCAAGCAACCGTTCATCGCCTTAAACATGGCGGCGATCCCGAAAGACCTGATGGAATCGGAGCTGTTCGGTCACGAGAAAGGCGCATTCACCGGCGCCCAAGCTCGACGCGCAGGACGTTTTGAACAGGCCAACAACGGCACCTTGTTTCTCGATGAGATCGGCGATATGCCGGCCGAATTGCAAACTCGTTTGTTAAGGGTATTGGCCGACAACGAATTTTATCCGGTCGGCGCCCATTCCTCGGTCAAGGTGGATGTGCGTATCATTGCCGCCACCCATCAAAACCTGGAAAGCCTGGTCGCCCAGGGGCGTTTTCGGGAAGATTTATTTCATCGTCTGAATGTGATTCGCATTCATATCCCGCCGTTGAGAAAACGCAGCGAAGACATAGGCCTGTTGATGCGCCATTTCCTGCAACAAAGCGCCAGAGAGCTGAATACCGAAATCAAAATCTTGCGGCCGGAAACCGAAGCCTTCCTAAGCTCACTGGAATGGCCGGGCAACGTACGCCAGCTGGAGAATACCTGTCGTTGGTTGACCGTAATGGCTTCCGGGCGCGAAATCCACATGGAAGACTTGCCGCCGGAATTATCGACCCCCCGCCAAACAAGGTCATCGAGCGGCAAGGCCGAGAACTGGGAATCCGCTTATGAAAACTGGGTCAATCAGCAATTATCGAGCGGACAGCAAGATATCGCCAAACTATCGATCCCGGTGGTCGAATCGATCCTGATCAGTTCGGCGCTAAAGTTCACTCATGGCAAGCGTCATGAGGCCGCGACATTATTGGGGTATGGCCGCAACACCCTAACCCGTAAAATCAAAGAGCTTAATATCCAGGAATAG
- the glnL gene encoding nitrogen regulation protein NR(II), with amino-acid sequence MIYSLANSDHKKILDHLNEAILLFDNELNLTYINSAGEILFADSAKHLTGHSAKALFRPCNSSLYNNLRHCLNSQESLVDRELPLNRINQTLTVNFSATPIIEKGQITGVVVELQQVDRHLRITKEEQLLAQQNTTRMLIRGLAHEIKNPLGGLRGAAQLLDQELEDADLKEYTQIIIAESDRLQGLMDKMLGPKNPAHKCWLNIHEALERVRQLVCAESQDDIILTADYDPSIPEIFADKNQLIQAILNIVRNAVQALKGHGEIILKTRVQRHMTIGRKLYKLTAKIDIIDNGPGIKAELMGKIFYPMITSRAEGTGLGLSIAQSLINQHNGLIECESVPGRTVFSIYLPLENNHANA; translated from the coding sequence ATGATATATTCCCTTGCCAATAGCGATCACAAAAAAATCCTGGATCACCTGAATGAAGCGATTCTGTTATTCGACAACGAGTTGAATCTGACCTATATCAATTCGGCCGGTGAAATTTTGTTTGCCGATAGCGCCAAACATCTGACCGGACATTCGGCTAAGGCTTTATTCAGACCCTGCAACTCCAGCCTGTATAACAATTTGCGACATTGCCTAAACTCACAGGAGTCGCTAGTCGACAGAGAATTACCGCTAAACCGCATCAATCAGACGCTGACGGTCAATTTCAGCGCCACTCCGATCATCGAAAAAGGACAAATTACCGGCGTGGTCGTTGAGCTACAACAAGTCGACCGCCATTTACGCATCACCAAGGAGGAGCAGCTACTGGCGCAGCAGAACACGACCCGCATGCTGATCAGGGGACTGGCCCATGAAATCAAAAATCCCTTGGGCGGCTTGCGCGGCGCCGCGCAATTGCTGGATCAGGAGTTGGAGGACGCGGATCTAAAAGAATATACCCAAATCATCATCGCCGAATCGGACCGTTTGCAGGGTTTGATGGATAAGATGCTGGGCCCTAAAAATCCAGCCCATAAATGCTGGTTGAATATACACGAAGCGCTGGAACGAGTCAGGCAACTGGTCTGTGCCGAAAGTCAGGACGACATCATCCTGACTGCCGATTACGACCCCAGCATTCCGGAAATTTTTGCCGACAAAAACCAGCTGATCCAGGCCATACTGAACATCGTCCGAAACGCAGTGCAGGCTCTTAAAGGTCATGGCGAGATCATTCTGAAGACCCGGGTTCAACGACATATGACGATCGGTCGCAAACTTTACAAGCTCACGGCCAAAATCGACATCATCGATAACGGTCCGGGCATCAAAGCGGAATTGATGGGAAAAATTTTTTACCCGATGATCACCAGCCGCGCCGAAGGCACCGGACTGGGCCTGTCAATCGCCCAGTCGCTGATCAACCAACATAACGGCCTGATCGAATGCGAAAGTGTGCCGGGCCGCACCGTGTTCTCAATTTATCTTCCCCTGGAGAATAATCATGCAAATGCCTAA
- a CDS encoding DUF2380 domain-containing protein → MAKLIKSGKWLLVLAYCLYSAAGAETRIAILDFELKDLTMKSATPVELERTARLKPLLEKELAGAGYTIVDIDRSAQQRANSGVGYLFDHHDAATELAERYAADYVLVGRLHKPSFLFVYLMGNLVKVSNGKLVGRFIVESKGGAKKLTGKAIETLASEVDAILDQRYRPPSSSSQR, encoded by the coding sequence TTGGCCAAACTAATAAAATCAGGTAAGTGGCTGTTAGTATTGGCTTATTGCCTTTATTCCGCCGCCGGCGCCGAGACCAGGATCGCCATCCTCGACTTTGAACTGAAGGACCTGACCATGAAATCGGCTACGCCGGTCGAGCTTGAGCGTACCGCCCGCCTCAAACCGTTGCTCGAAAAGGAGTTGGCGGGCGCAGGCTACACCATCGTCGATATCGACCGATCGGCCCAACAACGCGCCAACAGTGGGGTCGGTTATCTATTCGACCATCACGATGCGGCCACTGAGCTCGCCGAGCGTTATGCGGCCGATTATGTCCTGGTCGGCCGATTACATAAGCCCAGTTTTCTATTCGTCTATCTGATGGGAAACTTGGTTAAAGTCAGCAACGGCAAACTGGTCGGGCGTTTCATCGTGGAAAGCAAAGGCGGCGCGAAAAAACTGACCGGCAAGGCGATCGAAACGCTGGCCAGTGAAGTAGACGCTATCCTGGATCAACGTTACCGCCCGCCTTCCTCATCGAGCCAGCGCTGA
- a CDS encoding TraR/DksA family transcriptional regulator: MTVQLTDHQIKVLKTKLNDRFMALRREISEELLRYDEQQYGELAGRVHDTGDAALADLLVDIELASIDRHVQEIRDIDTALMRIAEGSYGECRDCQEPIAIERLTAYPVAQRCVACQQVHDRTYAHGGQAAL, translated from the coding sequence ATGACTGTTCAATTGACCGACCACCAAATCAAGGTCTTAAAGACCAAACTAAACGATCGTTTCATGGCCTTGCGACGGGAAATCAGCGAGGAATTACTGCGCTATGATGAGCAACAATATGGCGAACTGGCCGGCCGCGTGCACGACACCGGCGATGCCGCGCTGGCCGACTTATTGGTCGATATCGAACTGGCCTCCATCGACCGTCACGTCCAAGAAATCAGAGACATCGACACCGCCTTGATGCGCATCGCCGAAGGCAGCTACGGTGAATGCCGCGATTGTCAGGAGCCCATCGCCATTGAGCGTCTGACCGCCTATCCCGTCGCCCAGCGCTGCGTCGCCTGTCAGCAGGTTCATGATCGAACCTATGCTCATGGCGGGCAGGCGGCGTTATGA